The genomic interval AATGAGAATTCATAATCCCCCACTTTAAAATCGGGAATTTCATTTTTCAATTGATGAGCAGCAAGCTTTATCATAATCGTTTGGTACGACAAATTTCCAGCTCCATTTGCAAAGCGCATGACTAAAAAAACATTCTCCAAAAAAGCAGCCTTCTCTTCTCCTACCAAATTGAACTCCTTCCCTTTCATCATTTCATAAAACTTCAGATCTTCATTCGGAGTATATCCTAGATTCTGGGTAAACCAATCTTCTTCCATGTAGCGCTCCGCCCATGTATGATTCCATTTTCCAGTAGTGAAATAATCCACATACTCCATTTTCCGAAGTATATTGCGATTATTCAGGTAACAATTCGCAATAATAAACTCATAAGTTGTATCCTGAACCAATTCAAACCAATGAGTCTCCATAAACAAGACCTCTGTGGTATCTGAAAGCAAAATCATTTTTTGAGTTTCGATTTGTGGATCTATTTCTTTGGTCGACATTCCGCGCTGACTCAGTTGGTATTTCGCCTCAAACAACGAATCCAATCTCTGATAAGAAATGGGTTTCACCGTAACTGATTGTCCATACGTTAATGGAATATATGCTTTATTTACGGCATCAAAATCTGCTCTTAATTGATCTTCTAACTTCGTTTTTCGTGTATTAGCCAATTCAGCCAAACTCGGACTCGGCGTAAACTTCAATCCACAAGCATGTAATCCAATTGCAAGAAGTGAAAAACAAATGAAACGAAAGGGAAAATGAATTCCTGACATAATGATGACTTTATATTCTCAAAAATAACGATTTTTGATGGGTGAAATCTTGCTACTCCATTCTAATAACGTTTATTCTGATTTCGGGATCTCTTTTTGCACAAAAAACAGTTTCTGGAAAAAAAATAAATCATGCCATTACTTTGGATGGAATGCTGTTGGAAGTAGCGTGGGATGAAGGTGAAAAAGCAACTGATTTCATCAATAATTATCCCGATCCCGGAAATGCAAGCCGTTATAAAAGTGAAGTGACTTTTTTATACGACGATCAGTATATCTATATTGGAGCGAAATTAGTAGACAATCAACCCGATTCAATTATTGCATTTTTATCAGAAAGAGATGACTTTGGGAATGCGGATTGGTTTGGTGTCTTAATCGATCCTTACGGTGCTGGACAAAATGCATTTGGGTTTTATGTCACGGCTGCTGGAACTGAATTGGATGCTATCATCAATCAAACCACGGAAGATTTTTCATGGAATGCTGTTTGGAGAAGTAAAGTAAAACGAATATCCGAAGGATGGAGTATTGAGATTCGGATTCCGCTCACTCAATTGCGATTCCCAAAAGAACTAGTTCAAAACTGGCGCATTAATTACGTTAGAAACGTACGCAGAAACCGCGAAACTTCTCATTGGTCGGCAGTGGACCCGCAACAATACGGAGAAATTGCACAAAGCGGATATATCAAAGGAATCGAGAATTTAGGTTCACCTCTTCGCCTTTCCTTTTCACCTTATTCCACCATCTATTTGGAAGACAGTTATGACGAAAACAAACAACGTCAAGATTGGGGATTTAGACCTCGATTGGGAATGGACATGAAACTTGGGTTAAGCGAATCTTTCACCTTAGATGCCACTTTAATTCCAGACTTTGGACAAACAGTTTCAGATCGATTGGTTCTGAATCTTTCTCCATTCGAAGTACGCTATCCCGAAAACAGACCTTTCTTTTTAGAAGGAATGGACTTGTTCGGAATTGGCGATTTGTTTTACTCGCGCAGAATTGGTGCGGAAAGTTATTTGAAATACGAAGCCGTTGACTCCGCCTCCAAAGATCCAAATAACAGGATTACTTCTGTTCCTGACAGAGCACAATTAATCAACGCATTAAAAATTTCTGGTCGCACAAAAGGCGGGTTGGGAATTGGTGTTTTTAATGCAATTGAGAACAAATCCTTCCTACATTATGAGGATTCAGCAGGAAATGATTACAAAATTTTAGCACATCCGGTTTCCAATTACAACGTCTTTGTTTTATCTCAAAACTTAAAAAACAATGCAAATATTTCTTTTCTAAACACCAATGTTTTTCGTCCTGAAATCAATCTCATATCAAATATAAGTACACTTGAAGGCTTGGTTTTCAATAAATCAAGAGATTACAGTCTTTCAGGAAATACAAAAATTTCGCTAAATTCAATTGGAAATTCAATGACTGTTGGTCGTTCGTCTTCTTTGAGTTTCCGAAAGGTAAAAGGCGCGCATCGGTTTAATATTGATTATTACGATTCAGACCATAAATACAATTCCAATGAATTAGGGTTTCTTGCTCGAAACAATTTTTTAGGATTTAACGGCGAGTATTTCTGGACAGGATATAAAGCAACTAAAAAATTATTGCGCAGAAATCTCTCCGTCGAAAGCACGCTGGAATACTTGTACAAACCAACAAAAATTGGATATTGGTCCATTAACACAGAATACATTATCACCACGAAAAAATTCCTTTCCACAGGTGTTTCACTCAATTTATACCCTTTGGGAGAACACGATTTTTTCGAGTCGCGTAGTTTTGGAATTCCAGTTCATTTCCCTGCTTCCTTTCAGTATGGAGGATTTTATTCCAGCGATTATTCCAAGCGATTTGCTTTAGACTTCTTCGCTTATCACCGCATTTTTGATCGAAAAGAAATGTCAAACCTGGATTTGAATCTGAGTCCGAGAATTCGAATTACACCCAAAATATTTACTGTTTTGAGCTCCAGTGTATCACGCTTTTTCAACAATTTTGGATATGTGCGAGTAACGGATACCAATTATACGGATCAAATTACGCTCGGAAATCGAGAACGTTGGGTTGTCACCAACTCCATTTCTTTGGATTATAACTTTACCAAAACCTTCGGATTGAAATTGCGCTTCAACCATTATTGGCAGGAGGTTGCCTATAAATCATTCATGGAATTACACAATGATGGAAGCTACACAAGTTCTTCCTATATAGGAGTTGATTCATTAGGTCAAAGTTACCACAATACGAGTTTCA from Fluviicola taffensis DSM 16823 carries:
- a CDS encoding DUF5916 domain-containing protein, giving the protein MKSCYSILITFILISGSLFAQKTVSGKKINHAITLDGMLLEVAWDEGEKATDFINNYPDPGNASRYKSEVTFLYDDQYIYIGAKLVDNQPDSIIAFLSERDDFGNADWFGVLIDPYGAGQNAFGFYVTAAGTELDAIINQTTEDFSWNAVWRSKVKRISEGWSIEIRIPLTQLRFPKELVQNWRINYVRNVRRNRETSHWSAVDPQQYGEIAQSGYIKGIENLGSPLRLSFSPYSTIYLEDSYDENKQRQDWGFRPRLGMDMKLGLSESFTLDATLIPDFGQTVSDRLVLNLSPFEVRYPENRPFFLEGMDLFGIGDLFYSRRIGAESYLKYEAVDSASKDPNNRITSVPDRAQLINALKISGRTKGGLGIGVFNAIENKSFLHYEDSAGNDYKILAHPVSNYNVFVLSQNLKNNANISFLNTNVFRPEINLISNISTLEGLVFNKSRDYSLSGNTKISLNSIGNSMTVGRSSSLSFRKVKGAHRFNIDYYDSDHKYNSNELGFLARNNFLGFNGEYFWTGYKATKKLLRRNLSVESTLEYLYKPTKIGYWSINTEYIITTKKFLSTGVSLNLYPLGEHDFFESRSFGIPVHFPASFQYGGFYSSDYSKRFALDFFAYHRIFDRKEMSNLDLNLSPRIRITPKIFTVLSSSVSRFFNNFGYVRVTDTNYTDQITLGNRERWVVTNSISLDYNFTKTFGLKLRFNHYWQEVAYKSFMELHNDGSYTSSSYIGVDSLGQSYHNTSFNAFTVDFDLRWVIYPGSEIRFVWKYNIYASKQGLDEGYFNTFRNLFDNPYLNSFSVKALFYIDAGKWFRKKVV